One Chryseobacterium wanjuense genomic region harbors:
- the hisG gene encoding ATP phosphoribosyltransferase: MSKLKIAIQKSGRLYEESLQLLKDCGIFINNGKDQLKVSVDNFPMEIMYLRNSDIPQYLEDGVVDIAIVGENILVEKQKDIKIIQKLGFSNCRVSLAIPKDVETDSLAYFQGKKIATSYPNTLKNFLQNNQISADIHVISGSVEIAPNIGLADGICDIVSSGSTLFKNGLKETVTLLKSEAVLAKSSKLFKEKELILDKFLFRIKAVLKAKNSKYILMNVPDNKIQEVSDVLPVLKSPTVIPLAEEGWSSIHSVIDEERFWEVIDELKDKGAQDILIIPIDKMVI, from the coding sequence ATGAGTAAATTAAAAATTGCAATACAAAAAAGCGGACGACTTTACGAAGAATCTCTCCAGCTCCTCAAAGACTGCGGAATTTTTATTAATAATGGAAAAGATCAGCTGAAAGTTTCGGTAGATAATTTTCCGATGGAAATTATGTATTTAAGAAATTCAGATATTCCTCAATATCTGGAAGACGGAGTAGTAGATATCGCGATTGTCGGTGAAAATATTTTAGTTGAAAAACAGAAAGATATTAAAATCATTCAAAAGCTTGGATTCTCAAATTGCCGGGTTTCTCTCGCTATCCCAAAGGATGTTGAAACTGATAGTCTGGCGTATTTTCAGGGTAAAAAAATTGCTACATCTTATCCTAATACCCTTAAAAATTTTCTACAGAACAATCAAATTTCAGCAGATATCCATGTGATTTCCGGTTCAGTAGAAATAGCTCCCAATATCGGCCTTGCAGATGGAATCTGTGACATTGTAAGCTCGGGAAGTACTTTGTTTAAAAATGGCTTAAAAGAAACCGTTACACTTTTAAAATCTGAAGCTGTTTTAGCTAAAAGCTCAAAATTATTCAAAGAAAAAGAACTTATTCTGGATAAATTTCTGTTCAGAATTAAAGCAGTTTTAAAAGCAAAAAATTCCAAATATATTCTCATGAACGTTCCTGACAATAAGATTCAGGAAGTATCCGATGTTCTTCCCGTTTTGAAAAGTCCCACCGTAATTCCTTTGGCAGAAGAGGGTTGGAGCAGTATCCATTCCGTAATTGATGAAGAACGATTTTGGGAAGTCATCGACGAGCTCAAAGACAAAGGCGCACAAGATATTTTAATAATTCCGATCGATAAAATGGTTATTTGA
- a CDS encoding glycosyltransferase family 4 protein, which produces MKIAFDAKRFFHNTSGLGNYSRDLVRILAKYFPENDYILLNKNKSERGADILENTNVQFVETSKGTMSRQFKMGKDAQKQNADIFHGLSGELPLKWDKKPIKKIVTIHDLIFVRYPQYYSFFDRKIHLWKFKKAANSADKIIAISEQTKRDIIQFLKVPESKIEVIYQGCHKAFKEQQSEEFIEQIIKKFNLPERYILNVGTIEERKNLLNLVKALKDTQIPLVVVGKKTKYFQKIANFIQKNKLEKQIHFLEGVSMDELAVIYKLADIFVYPSFFEGFGIPVIEALFSKTVTITSNTSCLPEAGGPDSVYVDPQNYLDIQSKIQFLWNNESERKRRADKGFDFVQKFNDEPIANELMNLYRKIIS; this is translated from the coding sequence ATGAAAATAGCTTTCGATGCCAAACGTTTTTTTCACAATACATCGGGTTTAGGCAATTATTCTAGAGACCTTGTGCGAATTCTGGCGAAATATTTTCCTGAAAATGATTATATTCTGTTAAATAAAAACAAGTCGGAAAGAGGAGCTGATATTTTAGAAAATACCAATGTTCAGTTTGTTGAAACTTCCAAAGGAACAATGTCCCGGCAATTCAAAATGGGAAAAGATGCGCAAAAACAAAATGCAGATATTTTTCATGGCTTATCCGGTGAATTGCCTTTAAAATGGGATAAAAAACCGATCAAAAAAATTGTTACGATTCATGATCTGATCTTTGTAAGATATCCTCAGTATTATTCTTTTTTTGACAGAAAAATTCACCTTTGGAAATTCAAAAAAGCGGCAAATTCTGCTGATAAAATCATCGCCATTTCAGAACAGACGAAACGGGATATTATTCAGTTTTTAAAAGTTCCGGAAAGTAAGATTGAAGTCATTTATCAGGGATGTCATAAAGCCTTTAAAGAACAGCAGTCAGAAGAATTTATTGAGCAGATTATAAAAAAATTTAACCTTCCCGAAAGGTATATTTTAAACGTAGGAACGATTGAAGAACGCAAGAATCTTTTAAATCTGGTCAAAGCACTAAAAGACACTCAGATTCCATTAGTAGTCGTCGGAAAAAAAACAAAGTATTTCCAGAAAATAGCGAATTTTATTCAGAAAAATAAATTGGAAAAACAGATTCATTTTTTGGAAGGCGTTTCAATGGATGAACTTGCTGTGATTTATAAATTGGCTGATATTTTCGTGTATCCGAGCTTTTTTGAAGGCTTCGGAATCCCGGTTATTGAAGCATTATTTTCAAAAACAGTGACCATTACAAGCAACACAAGTTGTCTTCCGGAAGCAGGAGGTCCGGATTCGGTTTACGTTGATCCTCAAAATTATTTGGATATTCAATCGAAAATACAATTTTTATGGAATAATGAGTCCGAGAGAAAACGCCGTGCTGATAAGGGTTTTGACTTTGTTCAAAAGTTTAATGATGAACCCATTGCCAACGAATTGATGAATCTTTACAGAAAAATTATTTCGTAA
- a CDS encoding polysaccharide deacetylase family protein, which produces MVLLSFDIEEFDMPLEYKGEIPFEKQISLSQTGLERILDILKKHSVKATFFSTVVFAENSKNLIGRLLNEGHELASHTWFHSDFEEKHLKESKDRLEELFSTKVTGLRMPRMMPVSKNAVENAGYSYNSSINPTFLPGRYNNLKISRTYFKEGKVTQIPASVSPNFRIPLFWLSFHNFPLSFYKKLASDTLKKDNYLNIYFHPWEFAEIKDETFKLPGFTVKNTGKDMINRFDEFVSWLKSENYSFGTFQEFQKQIES; this is translated from the coding sequence ATGGTTTTATTAAGTTTTGACATCGAGGAATTTGATATGCCATTAGAATACAAGGGAGAAATTCCTTTTGAAAAGCAAATTTCACTCTCACAGACGGGTCTCGAAAGAATTTTAGATATTCTTAAAAAACATAGCGTAAAAGCAACTTTTTTTTCAACGGTAGTTTTTGCGGAAAACAGCAAAAATCTTATCGGAAGACTATTAAATGAGGGGCATGAACTGGCTTCTCACACATGGTTTCATTCCGATTTTGAAGAAAAGCATCTGAAGGAATCCAAAGACCGATTAGAAGAATTATTTTCTACAAAAGTAACAGGATTGCGAATGCCGAGAATGATGCCCGTAAGCAAAAATGCGGTAGAAAATGCTGGATATTCTTACAATTCATCGATCAATCCGACGTTTCTTCCGGGAAGATACAATAACTTAAAAATTTCTAGAACGTATTTTAAAGAAGGAAAAGTCACGCAGATTCCGGCTTCGGTTTCTCCAAATTTCAGAATACCTTTATTTTGGCTGAGTTTTCATAATTTCCCTTTATCTTTCTATAAAAAACTGGCTTCAGATACATTAAAAAAAGATAACTACTTAAATATTTACTTTCATCCCTGGGAGTTTGCTGAAATTAAAGATGAAACATTTAAATTACCTGGATTTACAGTAAAAAATACAGGAAAAGATATGATTAATCGATTTGATGAATTTGTTTCCTGGTTAAAAAGCGAAAATTATTCATTCGGAACATTTCAGGAATTTCAAAAACAGATTGAGTCATGA
- a CDS encoding glycosyltransferase family 2 protein produces the protein MKKISIVIPAHNEEGNVALVHEKIKEVFSGLHDYDFEIIFVNDGSRDSTQQKLEELSAQYDEVKFIEFSRNFGHQPAVKAGLDHAHGNAVISMDGDLQHPPELIPHMIKKWEEGYDVVYTIRTYPKQISYFKRKTSDFFYKMLSSLSDVDLTKGGGSDFRLLDANAVEVMRSFTEDDLFLRGLTSWMGFRQTGIEFTANERIAGESSYNLKKMVTFAFTGITAFSVKPLYIAAYLGFLFSALSVVGYVGYVIYSFVVETEISGWASLIMTIVFFGGLQLIIMGIMGIYLGKIFKQVKERPNYIIKNKNF, from the coding sequence ATGAAAAAAATTTCAATCGTCATTCCTGCCCACAACGAAGAAGGGAACGTTGCTTTGGTTCATGAAAAAATTAAAGAAGTTTTTTCAGGATTACACGATTATGATTTTGAAATTATTTTCGTTAACGACGGCAGCCGCGACAGTACCCAGCAAAAACTGGAAGAACTTTCAGCACAATATGACGAAGTAAAATTCATTGAATTTTCAAGAAATTTCGGACATCAGCCTGCCGTAAAAGCTGGTCTTGACCATGCTCACGGAAACGCGGTAATCTCTATGGACGGAGATCTGCAGCATCCGCCGGAACTGATTCCCCACATGATAAAAAAATGGGAAGAAGGATATGATGTTGTTTATACAATCCGGACTTATCCGAAACAGATTTCTTATTTTAAGCGAAAAACCTCAGATTTTTTCTATAAAATGCTTTCAAGCCTTTCAGATGTTGATCTTACAAAAGGAGGCGGATCAGATTTCAGACTGTTAGATGCAAATGCTGTTGAAGTCATGCGCAGCTTCACGGAAGACGATCTTTTTTTAAGAGGACTCACAAGCTGGATGGGCTTCAGACAAACCGGAATTGAATTTACCGCAAACGAAAGAATCGCAGGGGAAAGCAGTTACAATCTCAAAAAAATGGTAACTTTTGCCTTTACCGGAATCACGGCTTTTAGTGTGAAACCACTTTATATTGCGGCTTATCTCGGTTTTCTTTTTTCGGCACTTTCTGTTGTCGGATACGTTGGATACGTAATTTATTCATTCGTCGTGGAAACCGAAATTTCAGGTTGGGCATCATTGATCATGACCATTGTATTCTTTGGCGGGTTACAATTAATTATTATGGGAATCATGGGAATTTATTTAGGTAAAATCTTTAAACAGGTGAAAGAAAGACCTAATTATATCATAAAAAACAAAAATTTTTAA
- a CDS encoding glycosyltransferase family 87 protein, whose protein sequence is MKEKFLKILLNPKYIFGVYLIISVVTAISKYFRGDYAINNYLIFKSVFFNTVNQKNLFIHYPDLFFDLNHYGVFFSALIAPFAVMPDWLGISLWNLANTFIFVYGIYKLPFSDSKKAIFGILCLQEYITAALSLQFNVALTGLLLLSAVYIYERKEVKSVTAILVGVFVKIYGIVGLTQFFFIKNKAKFILSGLIIAVLFFVLPMAYSSPKFVIQCYSDWFQSIVEKNNENQVLGNMQDISLMGFFRRILGDASISNLVFLAFGLPFFALPYIRIKQYQHYAFQLMILASSLLFLVLFSSSSESPTYIIAVVGVLVWFFLQKERTPFVIGLLIFVIIFTCFSTSDLFPKFVKENYIKKYSLKAVPCIVVWLRVTYELLTKDFEKNYSLNK, encoded by the coding sequence TTGAAAGAAAAATTCCTTAAAATACTATTAAACCCTAAATATATATTTGGGGTTTATCTTATTATATCAGTGGTCACGGCGATTTCCAAATATTTCAGGGGAGATTATGCCATTAATAATTATCTGATTTTCAAAAGTGTATTTTTTAATACCGTCAATCAGAAAAATTTATTCATTCACTATCCAGATCTTTTTTTTGATCTAAATCATTACGGCGTTTTTTTCAGTGCACTGATAGCTCCGTTTGCTGTGATGCCCGATTGGTTGGGGATTTCATTATGGAATCTGGCCAATACATTCATCTTCGTGTACGGAATTTACAAGCTTCCGTTTTCCGATTCAAAAAAAGCGATTTTCGGAATTCTCTGTTTGCAGGAATACATTACCGCGGCTTTAAGCTTACAGTTCAATGTAGCTCTTACAGGGCTTTTATTGCTGTCCGCAGTTTACATTTACGAAAGAAAAGAAGTAAAATCGGTTACAGCAATTTTAGTGGGCGTTTTCGTAAAAATCTATGGAATTGTAGGTCTTACTCAATTCTTCTTTATTAAAAATAAGGCTAAATTTATTCTATCAGGATTAATTATCGCTGTATTATTTTTCGTCCTTCCGATGGCTTATTCCAGTCCGAAATTTGTGATTCAGTGTTACTCCGACTGGTTCCAGTCAATCGTTGAAAAAAACAATGAAAATCAGGTGTTGGGAAATATGCAGGACATTTCATTGATGGGCTTTTTCAGAAGAATTTTAGGTGATGCTTCGATTTCCAATCTGGTATTTTTAGCGTTTGGCTTACCGTTTTTTGCTTTGCCTTATATCAGAATTAAACAATATCAGCATTATGCTTTTCAATTAATGATTTTAGCTTCATCGCTATTGTTTTTGGTATTGTTCAGTTCAAGCTCAGAATCTCCGACGTATATCATTGCTGTTGTGGGAGTTCTGGTTTGGTTTTTCCTTCAGAAAGAAAGAACCCCATTCGTCATTGGTTTGCTCATTTTTGTAATTATTTTCACATGTTTTTCGACTTCAGATTTATTTCCGAAGTTTGTAAAAGAGAATTATATCAAAAAATATTCTTTAAAAGCTGTACCTTGCATTGTGGTTTGGTTGAGGGTAACTTATGAACTTTTAACCAAAGATTTTGAAAAAAATTACAGCCTGAATAAGTAA